One Streptomyces sp. P9-A2 DNA window includes the following coding sequences:
- a CDS encoding MraY family glycosyltransferase, protein MREYLLTLCITAAVTYLLTGPVRKFAIVAGAMPEIRARDVHREPTPRLGGIAMFFGLCAGLLVADHLTNLSHLFDESNEPRALLSGAALIWLIGVLDDKFEIDALIKLGGQMIAAGVMVMQGLTILWLPVPGVGSVALTQWQGTLLTVALVVITINAVNFVDGLDGLAAGMVCIAGAAFFLYAYRIWYSYGIEAAAPATLFSAILMGMCLGFLPHNIHPARIFMGDSGSMLIGLVLAAGAISITGQVDPDALNLYAGGEKEAVHQTVPVYIPLLLPLTIIAVPAADLILAIVRRTWRGQSPFAADRGHLHHRLLEIGHSHSRAVMIMYFWSALIGFGALAYSVNSASMWIVLSVVILSALGLLLLLLPRFTPRAPMWAQHIVPPRYRRRRRTAAQPSQAVTEAAAGAATGTAAETAEPEADEHAETGHRTPVTAGISGVSGVNGATALGHRARVGDRGRPPASAEGTGPATSRSR, encoded by the coding sequence GTGCGTGAATACCTGCTGACGCTCTGCATCACGGCCGCGGTGACGTACCTGCTGACCGGGCCGGTACGGAAATTCGCGATCGTGGCGGGGGCGATGCCGGAGATCCGGGCACGTGACGTGCACCGGGAACCCACTCCGCGGCTCGGCGGGATCGCCATGTTCTTCGGACTGTGCGCGGGACTGCTGGTCGCCGACCACCTCACCAACCTCAGCCATCTCTTCGACGAGTCCAACGAGCCGCGGGCGCTGCTCTCCGGGGCGGCGCTGATCTGGCTGATCGGTGTGCTGGACGACAAGTTCGAGATCGACGCCCTGATCAAGCTGGGCGGGCAGATGATCGCCGCCGGTGTGATGGTCATGCAGGGTCTGACGATCCTGTGGCTGCCCGTCCCGGGCGTCGGCTCGGTCGCGCTCACCCAGTGGCAGGGCACCCTGCTCACCGTCGCCCTGGTCGTCATCACCATCAACGCGGTCAACTTCGTCGACGGCCTGGACGGTCTCGCGGCCGGCATGGTGTGCATCGCGGGGGCGGCGTTCTTCCTGTACGCGTACCGCATCTGGTACTCGTACGGCATCGAGGCGGCCGCCCCGGCGACGCTGTTCTCGGCGATCCTGATGGGCATGTGCCTGGGCTTCCTGCCGCACAACATCCATCCCGCGCGGATCTTCATGGGCGACTCCGGCTCCATGCTGATCGGTCTGGTCCTCGCCGCCGGTGCGATCTCCATCACAGGCCAGGTCGACCCGGACGCGCTGAACCTGTACGCGGGCGGGGAGAAGGAGGCCGTGCACCAGACGGTGCCGGTCTACATCCCGCTGCTGCTGCCGCTGACGATCATCGCGGTGCCGGCCGCCGACCTGATCCTGGCCATCGTGCGGCGCACCTGGCGAGGCCAGTCGCCGTTCGCCGCGGACCGGGGCCATCTGCACCACCGCCTGCTGGAGATCGGCCACTCGCACAGCAGGGCCGTGATGATCATGTACTTCTGGTCGGCGCTGATCGGATTCGGAGCGCTCGCCTACTCGGTCAACTCGGCGTCCATGTGGATCGTGCTGAGCGTGGTCATCCTGAGCGCCCTCGGTCTCCTGCTGCTCCTGCTGCCCCGGTTCACCCCGCGCGCCCCGATGTGGGCGCAGCACATCGTGCCGCCGCGCTACCGGCGGCGTCGCCGGACCGCCGCACAGCCCTCCCAGGCCGTCACCGAGGCGGCCGCGGGGGCAGCCACGGGCACGGCCGCCGAGACGGCCGAGCCGGAGGCGGACGAGCACGCCGAGACCGGTCACCGCACCCCGGTGACCGCCGGGATCTCCGGGGTCTCCGGCGTCAACGGCGCGACCGCCCTGGGCCACCGCGCACGTGTGGGCGACCGGGGGCGGCCGCCGGCTTCCGCCGAGGGCACGGGCCCGGCCACGTCACGGTCAAGGTAA
- the atpB gene encoding F0F1 ATP synthase subunit A: MSADPTQVLAFETDCHIFDGCGFPSPGLHSFLFEPLWGDGDSSVYFNKTMLLALLGSIIIIGFFWAAFRRPQVVPGKLQMVAETGYDFVRRGVVYETMGKREGEKYVPFVVALFFFVWMMNLWSIIPLAQLPVTSIFAYPLGLALLVYIMWVSLTFKRHGFVGALKNFTGYDKSLGAALPVVMLIEAFSNLLVRPFTHAVRLFANMFAGHILLVLFTIASWYLLNGIGIAYAGVSFVMVLVMTLFELFIQALQAYVFVLLTVTYLQGALAEQH; encoded by the coding sequence GTGAGTGCTGACCCGACACAGGTGCTCGCCTTCGAGACCGACTGCCACATCTTCGACGGTTGTGGCTTCCCGTCTCCCGGGCTGCACTCGTTCCTGTTCGAGCCCCTGTGGGGCGACGGCGACAGCAGCGTGTACTTCAACAAAACGATGCTGCTGGCGCTTCTCGGCTCGATCATCATCATCGGCTTCTTCTGGGCGGCGTTCCGCCGTCCCCAGGTCGTCCCCGGCAAGCTCCAGATGGTCGCCGAGACGGGCTACGACTTCGTCCGCCGGGGCGTCGTCTACGAGACGATGGGCAAGCGCGAGGGCGAGAAGTACGTCCCGTTCGTCGTCGCACTGTTCTTCTTCGTCTGGATGATGAACCTCTGGTCGATCATCCCGCTCGCCCAGCTCCCGGTGACGTCGATCTTCGCCTACCCGCTGGGGCTCGCGCTCCTTGTCTACATCATGTGGGTCTCGCTGACCTTCAAGCGGCACGGCTTCGTCGGCGCCCTGAAGAACTTCACCGGCTACGACAAGTCGCTCGGTGCGGCGTTGCCCGTCGTCATGCTGATCGAGGCCTTCTCGAACCTGCTCGTGCGGCCCTTCACCCACGCCGTACGACTCTTCGCGAACATGTTCGCGGGTCACATCCTGCTGGTGCTGTTCACCATCGCCAGCTGGTACCTGCTGAACGGCATCGGGATCGCCTACGCCGGCGTCTCGTTCGTGATGGTCCTGGTGATGACCCTCTTCGAGCTCTTCATCCAGGCGCTGCAGGCGTACGTCTTCGTCCTGCTGACCGTCACCTACCTCCAGGGCGCGCTCGCCGAGCAGCACTGA
- the atpE gene encoding ATP synthase F0 subunit C encodes MSYTLAAEVHGSIASIGYGIAAFGPGIGVGIIFGKGTEALARQPEAAGLIRSNQILGFAFCEALALIGLVMPFVYGT; translated from the coding sequence ATGTCCTACACCCTGGCCGCTGAAGTCCACGGCTCGATCGCTTCCATCGGTTACGGCATCGCCGCCTTCGGCCCCGGCATCGGCGTCGGCATCATCTTCGGCAAGGGCACCGAGGCGCTCGCCCGGCAGCCCGAAGCCGCCGGTCTCATCCGCTCGAACCAGATCCTCGGCTTCGCCTTCTGTGAGGCGCTCGCCCTGATCGGCCTGGTCATGCCGTTCGTCTACGGCACCTGA
- a CDS encoding F0F1 ATP synthase subunit B, whose amino-acid sequence MSPLLHIAAEELQNPLVPPIPELVIGLLAFVIVFGVLAKKLLPNINKVLEERRESIEGGIEKAEAAQTEASSVLEQYKAQLAEARHEAARLRQEAQEQGATLIAEMRAEGQRQREDIIAAGHAQIEADRKAASSVLRQDVGKLATDLAGKLVGESLEDHARQSRVIDRFLDDLDQKAEAAR is encoded by the coding sequence ATGAGCCCACTGCTTCATATCGCGGCCGAGGAGCTGCAGAACCCCCTCGTCCCGCCGATCCCCGAGCTCGTCATCGGCCTGCTCGCTTTCGTCATCGTCTTCGGCGTCCTCGCCAAGAAGCTCCTCCCGAACATCAACAAGGTTCTGGAAGAGCGCCGCGAGTCCATCGAAGGCGGTATCGAGAAGGCCGAGGCCGCCCAGACCGAGGCATCGAGCGTCCTTGAGCAGTACAAGGCTCAGCTCGCCGAGGCCCGGCACGAGGCCGCGCGTCTGCGCCAGGAGGCGCAGGAGCAGGGCGCCACGCTCATCGCCGAGATGCGCGCGGAAGGCCAGCGGCAGCGCGAGGACATCATCGCCGCAGGTCACGCACAGATCGAGGCGGACCGCAAGGCCGCCTCGTCCGTGCTGCGCCAGGACGTGGGCAAGCTCGCCACCGACCTGGCCGGCAAGCTCGTCGGCGAGTCCCTCGAGGACCACGCCCGGCAGAGCCGCGTGATCGACCGCTTCCTCGACGACCTCGACCAGAAGGCCGAGGCCGCACGATGA
- a CDS encoding F0F1 ATP synthase subunit delta, whose translation MNGASREALAAARERLDALTDSTSVDAGSLAEELAAVTALLHREVSLRRVLTDPAQPGENKADLAQRLLGTQLSGNTADLVAGMVRSRWSQPRDLVDALEELADLADLTAAQKAGALDTVEDELFRFGRIVSANNELRAALTDRKATAPAKSELLHSLLGRRANATTERLVTRLVNAPRGRSLEAGLESLSKLAAERRNRMVAVVTSAVPLSDTQKQRLGAALAKLYGRSMHLNLDVDPTVVGGMRVQVGDELINGSLADRLEDASRRLAG comes from the coding sequence ATGAACGGAGCGAGCCGCGAGGCCCTGGCAGCCGCACGCGAGCGTCTCGACGCGCTGACGGACTCCACGTCCGTGGACGCCGGCTCGCTCGCCGAAGAGCTGGCCGCCGTCACCGCGCTGCTCCACCGCGAGGTGTCGCTGCGCCGGGTCCTCACCGACCCGGCGCAGCCCGGTGAGAACAAGGCGGACCTGGCCCAGCGCCTGCTCGGCACCCAGCTCAGCGGCAACACCGCCGACCTGGTCGCCGGCATGGTGCGCTCCCGCTGGTCGCAGCCCCGCGACCTGGTGGACGCACTCGAGGAGCTGGCCGACCTCGCCGACCTCACCGCCGCGCAGAAGGCGGGCGCGCTCGACACCGTCGAGGACGAGCTGTTCCGGTTCGGCCGGATCGTCTCCGCGAACAACGAGCTGCGCGCCGCGCTGACCGACCGCAAGGCCACCGCCCCGGCCAAGAGCGAGCTGCTGCACAGCCTGCTCGGACGCAGGGCGAACGCGACCACCGAGCGTCTGGTGACGCGTCTGGTCAACGCGCCCCGCGGACGTAGCCTGGAAGCGGGACTCGAGTCCCTGTCCAAGCTCGCCGCCGAGCGCCGCAACCGCATGGTGGCCGTCGTCACCTCCGCGGTGCCGCTGAGCGACACGCAGAAGCAGCGCCTCGGCGCCGCCCTCGCGAAGCTCTACGGCCGCTCCATGCACCTCAACCTCGACGTCGACCCCACGGTCGTCGGCGGGATGCGGGTGCAGGTCGGCGACGAGCTGATCAACGGCTCCCTCGCGGACCGGCTGGAGGACGCGAGCCGCCGGCTGGCGGGCTAG
- the atpA gene encoding F0F1 ATP synthase subunit alpha, which produces MAELTIRPEEIRDALENFVQSYKPDAASREEVGTVTVAGDGIAKIEGLPSAMANELLKFEDGTLGLALNLEEREIGAVVLGEFSGIEEGQPVSRTGEVLSVAVGEGYLGRVVDPLGNPIDGLGEIETEGRRALELQAPTVMDRKSVHEPMETGYKAVDAMTPVGRGQRQLIIGDRGTGKTALAVDTIINQRDNWRTGDVNKQVRCIYVAIGQKGSTIASVRRALEENGALEYTTIVASPASDPAGFKYLAPYTGSAIGQQWMYDGKHVLIIFDDLSKQADAYRAVSLLLRRPPGREAYPGDVFYLHSRLLERCAKLSDEMGAGSMTGLPIVETKANDVSAFIPTNVISITDGQCFLESDLFNAGQRPALNVGISVSRVGGSAQHKAMRQVSGRLRLELAQYRELEAFAAFGSDLDAASKAQLERGQRLVELLKQNQYQPMATEDQVVSVWAGTTGKMDDVPVTDIRRFEKELHEYLHRSEQGLMTSIREGAKMSDDTIQAVGDAVAAFKKQFETGDGKLLGEDAPAAAAK; this is translated from the coding sequence ATGGCGGAGCTCACGATCCGGCCGGAGGAGATCCGGGACGCGCTGGAGAACTTCGTCCAGTCGTACAAGCCGGACGCGGCCTCGCGCGAGGAAGTCGGCACGGTCACCGTCGCCGGCGACGGTATCGCCAAGATCGAGGGACTTCCCTCGGCCATGGCCAACGAGCTGCTGAAGTTCGAGGACGGCACCCTCGGCCTCGCCCTCAACCTCGAGGAGCGCGAGATCGGTGCCGTCGTCCTCGGTGAGTTCAGCGGCATCGAGGAGGGCCAGCCGGTCTCCCGCACCGGCGAGGTCCTGTCCGTCGCCGTGGGCGAGGGCTACCTCGGCCGCGTGGTCGACCCGCTCGGCAACCCGATCGACGGCCTCGGCGAGATCGAGACCGAGGGCCGCCGCGCCCTCGAACTGCAGGCCCCCACGGTCATGGACCGCAAGTCGGTGCACGAGCCGATGGAGACGGGCTACAAGGCCGTCGACGCCATGACCCCGGTCGGCCGCGGTCAGCGTCAGCTGATCATCGGCGACCGCGGCACCGGCAAGACCGCGCTGGCCGTGGACACGATCATCAACCAGCGTGACAACTGGCGCACGGGCGACGTGAACAAGCAGGTCCGCTGCATCTACGTCGCCATCGGCCAGAAGGGCTCCACCATCGCGTCGGTCCGCCGCGCGCTGGAGGAGAACGGTGCCCTGGAGTACACGACCATCGTCGCCTCCCCGGCGTCCGACCCGGCCGGCTTCAAGTACCTGGCGCCGTACACCGGTTCGGCCATCGGCCAGCAGTGGATGTACGACGGCAAGCACGTCCTCATCATCTTCGACGACCTGTCGAAGCAGGCCGACGCCTACCGCGCCGTCTCCCTGCTGCTGCGCCGCCCGCCGGGCCGCGAGGCCTACCCGGGCGACGTCTTCTACCTGCACTCCCGTCTGCTGGAGCGTTGCGCCAAGCTCTCCGACGAGATGGGTGCCGGCTCGATGACGGGTCTGCCCATCGTCGAGACCAAGGCGAACGACGTGTCGGCGTTCATCCCGACCAACGTCATCTCCATCACCGACGGCCAGTGCTTCCTGGAGTCCGACCTGTTCAACGCCGGTCAGCGTCCGGCCCTGAACGTCGGTATCTCGGTCTCCCGCGTGGGCGGTTCCGCCCAGCACAAGGCGATGCGCCAGGTCTCCGGCCGACTGCGCCTGGAACTCGCCCAGTACCGTGAGCTGGAGGCGTTCGCCGCCTTCGGTTCCGACCTGGACGCCGCGTCGAAGGCACAGCTGGAGCGCGGTCAGCGCCTGGTCGAGCTGCTGAAGCAGAACCAGTACCAGCCGATGGCCACCGAGGACCAGGTCGTCTCCGTCTGGGCCGGCACCACCGGCAAGATGGACGACGTGCCGGTCACCGACATCCGCCGCTTCGAGAAGGAGCTGCACGAGTACCTGCACCGCAGCGAGCAGGGCCTCATGACCTCCATCCGCGAGGGCGCCAAGATGTCGGACGACACCATCCAGGCCGTGGGCGACGCGGTCGCGGCCTTCAAGAAGCAGTTCGAGACGGGCGACGGCAAGCTGCTCGGCGAGGACGCTCCGGCCGCTGCCGCCAAGTGA
- a CDS encoding F0F1 ATP synthase subunit gamma, whose protein sequence is MGAQLRVYKRRIRSVTATKKITKAMEMIAASRVVKAQRKVRSSTPYAEELTRAVTAVGTGSDAKHPLTTEAENPTRVAVLLLTSDRGLAGAFNANAIKTAEQLTERLEREGKEVDTYIVGRRGLAHYNFRERTVAESFTGFTDEPSYADAKQVAAPLIEAIEKETADGGVDELHIVYTEFVSMMTQAAVGSRMLPLRLEEVVEETSAKDEILPLYDFEPSAEDVLDALLPRYVESRIYNALLQSAASKHAATRRAMKSATDNAGELIDTLSRLANAARQAEITQEISEIVGGAGALADANAGSDN, encoded by the coding sequence ATGGGAGCCCAGCTCCGGGTCTACAAGCGTCGCATCCGATCCGTCACCGCGACCAAGAAGATCACCAAGGCGATGGAGATGATCGCCGCCTCGCGCGTCGTCAAGGCGCAGCGCAAGGTGCGGTCCTCCACGCCGTACGCCGAAGAACTGACCCGTGCGGTCACGGCGGTCGGCACCGGTTCGGACGCCAAGCACCCGCTGACGACGGAGGCGGAGAACCCGACGCGTGTCGCGGTCCTGCTCCTCACGAGCGACCGCGGCCTCGCCGGCGCCTTCAACGCCAACGCGATCAAGACGGCGGAGCAGCTGACCGAGCGTCTCGAGCGCGAGGGCAAGGAGGTCGACACGTACATCGTCGGCCGCCGCGGTCTGGCGCACTACAACTTCCGCGAGCGCACGGTCGCGGAGTCGTTCACCGGTTTCACCGACGAGCCCTCGTACGCGGACGCCAAGCAGGTCGCGGCGCCGCTGATCGAGGCCATCGAGAAGGAGACGGCGGACGGCGGTGTGGACGAACTCCACATCGTCTACACCGAGTTCGTCTCGATGATGACGCAGGCCGCGGTCGGCTCCCGGATGCTTCCGCTCCGTCTCGAAGAGGTCGTGGAGGAGACGTCCGCCAAGGACGAGATCCTTCCGCTGTACGACTTCGAGCCCTCGGCGGAGGACGTCCTCGACGCCCTCCTGCCGCGCTACGTGGAGAGCCGCATCTACAACGCGCTGCTCCAGTCGGCCGCTTCGAAGCACGCCGCCACGCGGCGCGCGATGAAGTCGGCCACCGACAACGCGGGTGAGCTGATCGACACGCTCTCCCGTCTTGCCAACGCGGCCCGCCAGGCCGAAATCACCCAGGAAATCAGCGAGATCGTCGGTGGCGCAGGCGCTCTCGCCGACGCAAACGCGGGGAGTGACAATTAA
- the atpD gene encoding F0F1 ATP synthase subunit beta: MTTTVETATATGRVARVIGPVVDVEFPVDAMPEIYNALHVEVADPANAGELKRLTLEVAQHLGGGLVRTISMQPTDGLVRQAAVTDTGSAISVPVGDFTKGKVFNTLGEVLNSDETYDGERWPIHRKAPNFDELESKTEMFETGVKVIDLLTPYVKGGKIGLFGGAGVGKTVLIQEMIYRVANNHDGVSVFAGVGERTREGNDLIDEMSESGVIDKTALVFGQMDEPPGTRLRVALAGLTMAEYFRDVQKQDVLFFIDNIFRFTQAGSEVSTLLGRMPSAVGYQPNLADEMGLLQERITSTRGHSITSMQAIYVPADDLTDPAPATTFAHLDATTVLSRPISEKGIYPAVDPLDSTSRILDPRYIAQDHYDTAMRVKNILQKYKDLQDIIAILGIDELGEEDKLAVHRARRVERFLSQNTHVAKQFTGVDGSDVSLDESITAFNAICDGEYDHFPEQAFFLCGGIEDLKNNAKELGVS, encoded by the coding sequence ATGACCACCACTGTTGAGACCGCGACGGCCACGGGCCGTGTCGCCCGGGTCATCGGCCCGGTCGTCGACGTGGAGTTCCCCGTCGACGCGATGCCGGAGATCTACAACGCCCTGCACGTCGAGGTCGCCGACCCGGCGAACGCGGGCGAGCTCAAGAGGCTGACGCTCGAGGTGGCCCAGCACCTGGGCGGCGGCCTGGTGCGCACCATCTCCATGCAGCCCACCGACGGCCTGGTCCGCCAGGCCGCGGTGACCGACACGGGCTCGGCCATCTCCGTCCCCGTCGGCGACTTCACCAAGGGCAAGGTGTTCAACACCCTCGGTGAGGTGCTGAACAGCGACGAGACCTACGACGGCGAGCGCTGGCCGATCCACCGCAAGGCGCCGAACTTCGACGAGCTCGAGTCGAAGACCGAGATGTTCGAGACCGGCGTCAAGGTCATCGACCTGCTCACCCCGTACGTCAAGGGTGGCAAGATCGGCCTGTTCGGCGGTGCCGGTGTCGGCAAGACGGTGCTCATCCAGGAGATGATCTACCGCGTCGCCAACAACCACGACGGTGTGTCGGTGTTCGCCGGTGTCGGTGAGCGCACCCGTGAGGGCAACGACCTCATCGACGAGATGAGCGAGTCGGGCGTCATCGACAAGACCGCCCTGGTCTTCGGTCAGATGGACGAGCCGCCGGGCACCCGTCTGCGCGTCGCGCTGGCCGGCCTCACCATGGCCGAGTACTTCCGTGACGTCCAGAAGCAGGACGTGCTGTTCTTCATCGACAACATCTTCCGCTTCACGCAGGCCGGTTCCGAGGTGTCGACCCTGCTCGGCCGGATGCCCTCCGCGGTGGGCTACCAGCCGAACCTGGCCGACGAGATGGGTCTCCTCCAGGAGCGCATCACCTCGACCCGCGGTCACTCGATCACCTCGATGCAGGCGATCTACGTCCCCGCGGACGACCTGACCGACCCGGCGCCGGCCACCACCTTCGCCCACCTCGACGCGACGACGGTGCTCTCCCGTCCGATCTCCGAGAAGGGCATCTACCCGGCCGTGGACCCGCTGGACTCCACGTCCCGCATCCTGGACCCGCGCTACATCGCGCAGGACCACTACGACACGGCCATGCGGGTGAAGAACATCCTGCAGAAGTACAAGGACCTGCAGGACATCATCGCGATCCTCGGTATCGACGAGCTCGGCGAGGAGGACAAGCTCGCCGTCCACCGCGCCCGTCGCGTGGAGCGCTTCCTGTCCCAGAACACCCACGTCGCCAAGCAGTTCACCGGCGTGGACGGTTCGGACGTGTCGCTGGACGAGTCGATCACCGCGTTCAACGCGATCTGTGACGGCGAGTACGACCACTTCCCGGAGCAGGCGTTCTTCCTCTGCGGTGGCATCGAGGACCTCAAGAACAACGCGAAGGAGCTGGGCGTCTCCTGA
- a CDS encoding F0F1 ATP synthase subunit epsilon gives MAAELHVALVAADREVWSGEATLVVARTTSGDIGVMPGHQPLLGVLESGPVTIRTNDGGTVVAAVHGGFISFADDKLSLLAEIAELSEEIDVQRAERALERAKSEADASAERRADVRMRAAAAR, from the coding sequence TTGGCTGCTGAGCTGCACGTCGCGCTGGTCGCGGCCGACCGAGAGGTCTGGTCCGGCGAGGCCACCCTGGTCGTCGCGCGCACCACGTCCGGCGACATCGGCGTCATGCCCGGTCACCAGCCGCTGCTCGGTGTGCTGGAGTCGGGCCCGGTGACCATCCGTACGAACGACGGCGGGACGGTCGTCGCCGCGGTGCACGGCGGTTTCATCTCGTTCGCGGACGACAAGCTGTCGCTGCTGGCGGAGATCGCCGAGCTGTCGGAGGAGATCGACGTCCAGCGCGCGGAACGGGCGCTCGAGCGCGCGAAGTCGGAGGCCGACGCCTCTGCGGAGCGCCGCGCGGACGTACGCATGCGCGCGGCGGCGGCGCGCTGA
- a CDS encoding DUF2550 domain-containing protein, protein MVLALTVCGSVVALVVVGLFVFGLRRRLIQRSGGTFDCSLRWDAPEPGGSGGKGWAYGVARYNGDRVEWFRVFSYAPRPRRVLERSAIEVDGRRVPEGEEELALLSDAVILACLHRGRRLELAMSDDALTGFLAWLEAAPPGQRVNVA, encoded by the coding sequence ATGGTCCTCGCTCTGACTGTGTGCGGAAGTGTCGTGGCTCTCGTGGTGGTGGGACTCTTCGTCTTCGGTCTGCGCCGCCGCCTCATCCAGCGTTCCGGCGGGACCTTCGACTGCAGCCTGCGCTGGGACGCCCCGGAGCCGGGCGGTTCCGGCGGCAAGGGCTGGGCGTACGGGGTGGCCCGTTACAACGGCGACCGGGTGGAATGGTTCCGCGTCTTCTCCTACGCGCCGCGTCCGCGCCGCGTCCTGGAGCGTTCGGCGATCGAGGTGGACGGCCGCCGGGTGCCCGAGGGCGAGGAGGAACTGGCGCTGCTGTCGGACGCGGTGATCCTCGCCTGTCTGCACCGGGGCAGGCGGCTGGAGCTCGCGATGAGCGACGACGCGCTGACCGGTTTCCTCGCCTGGCTGGAGGCGGCCCCGCCCGGCCAGAGGGTGAACGTCGCGTAG
- a CDS encoding S1 family peptidase: MVLLSCPLRLTRRSGTSHPRLTERGGGYGITSEGWNCSAAFNAANSSNTVYTITAGHCAPGTGNVWYVNDSTQSYQRIGIQTAYRWGGNCDSAGRACDWATIKKDNAALDTYGTVGYWHNVNVQITNSRYAAQNEDADRVGRTSQDKVGHITKPSATVTYDDGTTLYGMYESTHCSRQGDSGGPLLHGSTALGIVSGGNYVDKPCGDSDAQSDRHTYSTRIQDVLNERGLHVY; the protein is encoded by the coding sequence GTGGTTCTCCTGTCGTGCCCTCTCAGGCTAACCCGCCGAAGCGGGACGTCTCACCCAAGGCTGACAGAGAGGGGGGGTGGCTACGGGATCACATCCGAGGGTTGGAACTGTTCTGCCGCGTTCAACGCTGCGAACTCATCGAACACGGTCTACACCATCACCGCCGGCCACTGCGCGCCGGGTACCGGCAACGTCTGGTACGTCAACGACTCCACCCAGTCCTACCAGCGCATCGGCATCCAGACCGCGTACCGGTGGGGAGGCAACTGCGACAGTGCCGGTCGCGCCTGCGACTGGGCCACCATCAAGAAGGACAACGCCGCCCTCGACACCTACGGGACTGTCGGGTACTGGCACAACGTCAATGTGCAGATCACCAACTCCCGCTACGCGGCCCAAAACGAAGACGCAGACCGGGTCGGGAGGACCAGTCAAGACAAGGTGGGCCACATCACCAAGCCGAGTGCGACCGTCACCTACGACGACGGGACGACGCTGTACGGCATGTACGAGTCCACCCACTGCAGCAGGCAGGGTGACAGCGGCGGGCCCCTCCTTCATGGCTCGACCGCTCTGGGTATCGTCTCCGGTGGCAACTACGTAGACAAGCCATGCGGGGATTCTGACGCGCAGAGCGACCGCCACACCTATTCCACGCGGATACAAGATGTGCTGAATGAGCGAGGTCTGCACGTCTACTGA
- a CDS encoding transposase, giving the protein MTSSKSAGSDPAPRPKRRTFSPEYKLRIVAEYDAAPQNEKGAVLRRERLYHSHVKEWRAARDAGALEKLVDQRTGPARPKKSAAEAENEKLRRQVERLEKELARNKAALEVMGKASALLEMISEGAD; this is encoded by the coding sequence ATGACCAGCAGCAAGTCCGCCGGATCCGACCCGGCTCCCCGGCCGAAGCGCCGCACTTTCAGCCCGGAGTACAAGCTGCGGATCGTGGCCGAGTACGACGCCGCCCCGCAGAACGAGAAGGGCGCGGTCCTGCGCCGCGAGCGGCTGTACCACTCGCATGTGAAGGAGTGGCGGGCCGCGCGGGATGCCGGGGCTCTGGAGAAGCTGGTCGACCAGCGTACCGGCCCGGCGAGGCCGAAGAAGTCTGCTGCCGAGGCGGAGAACGAGAAACTGCGCCGCCAGGTGGAGCGTCTGGAGAAGGAACTGGCGCGGAACAAGGCCGCGCTGGAGGTTATGGGAAAAGCTTCCGCGCTCTTGGAAATGATCTCCGAGGGCGCGGACTGA